One genomic window of Acidobacteriota bacterium includes the following:
- a CDS encoding YqgE/AlgH family protein: protein MNEPTQSLAGHLLIAMPNLADPNFWQSVVLLGVHSNDEGAFGLVVNRSLDIDLQEILEELGEEVAPGELPGVLGGGPVQPNHGFVLFERGLHEAGDDEITVSDSIVLSGNTETLARLTRRTDGTRYFLLLGYAGWHPGQLEREIEENSWVVAPLDTSILFDVPVEERWAAALKSIGIDPGTLVDGGSTEPS from the coding sequence ATGAACGAACCCACCCAGTCTCTTGCAGGCCACCTGCTCATCGCCATGCCGAATCTCGCCGATCCGAATTTCTGGCAGTCCGTGGTGCTGCTCGGCGTGCACTCGAACGATGAGGGGGCGTTCGGCCTGGTCGTCAACCGCTCCCTTGATATCGACCTTCAGGAGATCCTGGAGGAGCTTGGAGAGGAAGTCGCGCCCGGCGAGCTGCCGGGAGTGTTGGGGGGAGGACCGGTGCAACCGAACCACGGATTCGTTCTCTTCGAACGGGGCCTGCATGAGGCAGGAGATGACGAAATCACCGTCTCCGACTCGATCGTCCTCTCCGGCAACACCGAAACGCTGGCTCGCCTGACCCGCCGTACCGACGGCACCCGATATTTCCTGCTACTCGGTTATGCGGGATGGCATCCGGGCCAGCTGGAGCGAGAGATCGAGGAAAACTCCTGGGTTGTCGCTCCGCTCGACACCTCGATCCTCTTCGATGTTCCTGTCGAAGAGCGCTGGGCCGCCGCCCTGAAGTCAATCGGTATCGATCCAGGCACTCTGGTTGACGGCGGATCGACCGAACCGAGCTAG
- a CDS encoding PEGA domain-containing protein yields the protein MKSRRFLEALVALLVAVVGTVGANSAERPANISSEAIDPSTVMLPCTPVGTYWTGPPVPENLPPGPGLAVVSLDIRPKSARVHLDGRFVGRAKYFDGWPGYLYLEPGKYRLEIRYEGYSTVAVDLDATAGCRFDLKHRLERGKSAADEREKTFGKGKPFQRVFAPKSDSPPEIVPRRDSAPDPKLRRDLDLSAETIGEPDLAIGASLRLHVSPDSASVLIDGVFVATARELQSMEKPLATGAGAHRLVVRAPGHVEFVRDVSLEPGEVLELEISLSEE from the coding sequence ATGAAGTCACGAAGATTTCTGGAAGCGCTCGTCGCGCTCCTCGTTGCCGTGGTTGGCACGGTTGGCGCCAACTCTGCCGAGCGACCCGCCAATATTTCCTCGGAGGCGATCGACCCGAGCACGGTGATGCTCCCCTGCACTCCGGTTGGGACCTACTGGACCGGTCCTCCCGTTCCTGAGAACCTGCCGCCCGGACCGGGTCTGGCAGTCGTTTCGCTCGATATTCGTCCGAAATCCGCGAGGGTCCACCTCGACGGACGTTTTGTGGGTCGGGCGAAATATTTCGATGGATGGCCAGGCTATCTTTACCTCGAGCCCGGAAAATACAGGCTCGAAATACGGTACGAAGGCTACAGCACTGTCGCTGTCGATCTGGACGCGACAGCCGGATGTCGTTTCGATCTCAAACATCGGCTGGAGCGGGGGAAGTCCGCAGCTGATGAACGTGAGAAGACCTTCGGCAAGGGCAAGCCGTTTCAGCGTGTATTTGCACCGAAATCCGACTCGCCCCCGGAAATCGTTCCGAGGAGGGATTCTGCTCCCGATCCCAAACTCAGACGAGACCTCGATCTTTCGGCGGAGACGATCGGCGAGCCCGACCTTGCGATTGGCGCGTCCCTGCGGTTGCACGTCAGTCCAGATTCCGCCTCCGTCTTGATTGATGGTGTATTTGTGGCGACGGCCAGAGAGTTGCAGTCGATGGAGAAACCGTTGGCGACCGGCGCTGGCGCTCACAGATTGGTGGTGCGCGCGCCCGGGCATGTCGAGTTTGTGAGGGACGTTTCACTCGAGCCGGGTGAGGTGCTTGAGTTGGAAATCTCGTTGTCCGAAGAATGA
- a CDS encoding glycosyltransferase family 2 protein, protein MRISVVIPTYNRLAELQKVVTALHDQWCPPHVELEVIVVDDGSSDGTESWLQFLSDTTDVHTIRQPNSGPAVARNRGVEAATGDLVCFLGDDTHPQAGWLATHIEEHRLFGENSLLAVLGYTSFAPDIDSPFLRFINEYGAQFGYLLIEEPSDVPFNFFYTSNISVPRCLLIEAGGFREDFPAAAWEDIEFAYRAVRNGLRIRYNPRARTVHSHCIQPRTFCSRQRTSGRSARIFAELHPELGDFLGLHRWHRKAFFGRQRRVCWRRLIELGERHEGVLPRAIYQKFLDECYREGLAEGLH, encoded by the coding sequence ATGCGGATTTCAGTTGTTATCCCGACCTACAACCGGCTCGCTGAGCTGCAAAAGGTGGTTACCGCCCTGCACGACCAGTGGTGTCCTCCACACGTCGAGCTGGAGGTCATCGTGGTCGACGACGGTTCCTCGGATGGTACGGAAAGTTGGCTGCAATTCCTGAGCGATACCACGGATGTCCATACCATTCGGCAGCCGAACTCGGGCCCAGCGGTCGCCAGAAACCGAGGAGTCGAGGCAGCCACAGGTGACCTGGTTTGCTTTCTCGGAGACGATACCCATCCGCAAGCGGGTTGGCTGGCCACTCACATCGAAGAGCACCGGCTATTTGGCGAAAACTCGCTGCTGGCCGTGCTCGGCTACACCTCTTTTGCGCCCGACATCGATAGCCCGTTCCTGCGTTTCATCAATGAGTACGGAGCTCAGTTCGGTTATCTCCTGATCGAAGAGCCGTCCGACGTCCCGTTCAACTTTTTCTATACATCGAACATCTCGGTGCCGCGATGCCTGCTGATCGAGGCCGGAGGTTTCCGAGAGGATTTCCCTGCAGCCGCGTGGGAGGACATCGAGTTCGCATATCGTGCGGTCCGCAACGGCCTGAGAATCAGGTACAACCCCAGAGCGCGCACCGTCCACAGCCACTGTATTCAGCCGCGGACGTTTTGTAGCCGCCAGAGGACATCAGGTCGATCCGCAAGGATTTTTGCCGAGCTGCATCCCGAGCTCGGTGATTTTCTAGGGTTGCATCGTTGGCATCGAAAGGCGTTCTTCGGTCGTCAGCGACGCGTTTGCTGGCGCCGTCTGATAGAACTCGGTGAAAGGCACGAAGGCGTTCTGCCTCGAGCCATCTATCAAAAATTCCTCGACGAATGCTATCGGGAGGGTCTGGCAGAGGGATTGCATTAA
- a CDS encoding TatD family hydrolase, with translation MSEAPIWIDSHAHLTMFEPEELQGLLDRAAKNNVHGVLTPATCVEDLEPTLALAEQHAERIVAAVGVHPHEAASLNASLKRRITSACSRPGVVAVGEIGLDYHYMNSPRENQIAAFAWQLDLAIEVDLPVVVHNRESWTDLFEMLNERNGRIRGVCHSFTESPERALRVLELGLWIGISGMVTFKAADNIREMVAVLEAERVLVETDSPFLAPVPHRGRRNEPAFVSYVGERLAEEWKKPVEEVALTSSTGFRRLFGVGDDWPG, from the coding sequence ATGAGTGAAGCACCGATATGGATCGATTCTCACGCGCATTTGACGATGTTCGAGCCGGAAGAACTGCAAGGACTCCTTGACCGGGCAGCCAAAAACAACGTTCATGGTGTCCTCACCCCGGCGACTTGCGTAGAAGATCTCGAACCGACGCTCGCCCTGGCCGAGCAACATGCCGAGAGGATAGTCGCGGCTGTGGGTGTTCATCCTCACGAAGCGGCCTCCCTGAATGCTTCGTTGAAACGTCGAATCACGTCCGCATGCTCGCGGCCCGGTGTAGTTGCCGTTGGCGAGATCGGGCTCGACTACCACTACATGAATTCTCCGCGGGAAAATCAGATTGCCGCGTTCGCGTGGCAGCTCGATCTGGCCATCGAGGTCGATCTCCCGGTGGTCGTGCACAATCGCGAATCCTGGACGGACTTGTTCGAAATGCTGAACGAACGCAACGGCCGGATTCGGGGTGTGTGCCATTCATTCACCGAAAGCCCGGAACGGGCACTCCGCGTTCTCGAGCTGGGCCTCTGGATAGGCATCTCCGGGATGGTGACCTTCAAGGCGGCTGATAATATCAGGGAGATGGTGGCAGTTCTCGAGGCCGAACGCGTACTCGTTGAGACCGACAGCCCCTTTCTCGCCCCGGTGCCCCATCGAGGTCGCCGCAACGAGCCGGCCTTCGTGTCCTACGTCGGCGAAAGACTGGCAGAGGAATGGAAAAAGCCGGTCGAGGAAGTCGCTTTAACCTCCTCGACCGGCTTTCGTCGACTCTTTGGCGTTGGCGATGACTGGCCTGGTTGA
- a CDS encoding 16S rRNA (uracil(1498)-N(3))-methyltransferase → MKKHPWILTSPGMIEVGEFVVLDPGEARHVTGSLRRRVGDEIVLADGRGHIALARLTTVERGKVEAEILAAHREPEPISEGVTVALAMVGGQQMDWAVQKAVEVGVRRFVPLATERSQLRKREGHGRMNHWQRVSRQALKQCQRPWAMEIGQVVTLPEFVENHRAGGVVADRAGRAFDELPDASGNALVVGPEGGFSEIEGIIFDRNGWTRLRLGLHILRSETAAIVGGAMMVAREGQLRVDS, encoded by the coding sequence ATGAAGAAACATCCCTGGATTCTCACATCGCCCGGGATGATCGAGGTCGGCGAATTCGTCGTCCTCGACCCTGGCGAGGCGCGTCACGTGACCGGTTCGCTGAGAAGGCGAGTTGGCGACGAGATCGTCTTGGCGGATGGCCGGGGCCACATTGCGTTGGCGCGCCTCACAACGGTAGAGAGGGGAAAGGTCGAAGCCGAGATCCTCGCCGCACATCGGGAACCCGAACCGATATCAGAGGGAGTGACGGTGGCACTCGCGATGGTCGGCGGCCAGCAGATGGACTGGGCGGTGCAAAAGGCCGTCGAGGTCGGGGTGCGGCGGTTCGTGCCGCTGGCGACAGAGCGGTCACAACTACGAAAGCGGGAGGGACACGGCCGGATGAATCACTGGCAAAGGGTGTCGCGCCAGGCCTTGAAACAATGCCAGCGGCCCTGGGCGATGGAGATAGGGCAGGTAGTGACCCTTCCAGAATTCGTCGAGAATCACCGCGCGGGAGGGGTAGTGGCTGACCGCGCAGGGCGCGCGTTTGATGAGCTTCCGGACGCATCAGGAAACGCTTTGGTCGTAGGGCCTGAAGGCGGGTTTTCGGAAATCGAAGGCATTATCTTCGATCGAAACGGTTGGACGCGGTTACGCCTTGGGCTGCATATTCTACGCTCGGAAACGGCTGCGATTGTCGGTGGGGCGATGATGGTTGCCCGCGAAGGACAATTGAGAGTTGACAGTTGA
- a CDS encoding 50S ribosomal protein L11 methyltransferase translates to MKQRIEDFICIRCRIRPELEEELAEVFAPWGVLGAEIGEVTDQGVDIAVFLDCTEAEGGGEELCRELSNRGAEGIELGRLDSRDWLAEYRSRVSPFAVGGRWWIDPHPDCPTPAPQHRFRLVIEPRMAFGTGSHESTRAILEILEDINVGGQRVLDVGTGSGILALAAEKLGAAFVVGLDIDPTAVWVASEIVSQQDWPSRVKLLLGSVDCLREEQFDVVLCNMITSEFLPLALNLRRRIHSNGMVVFSGLLRTEIEAVSAALMSDGLEVVDTHELGQWAALTTKSAAVP, encoded by the coding sequence ATGAAACAGCGAATCGAAGATTTCATTTGCATCCGCTGCCGGATTCGTCCGGAGCTCGAAGAAGAGCTGGCAGAGGTTTTCGCGCCCTGGGGCGTCCTCGGTGCGGAAATTGGCGAGGTTACCGATCAGGGAGTTGATATTGCAGTGTTTCTTGACTGTACGGAAGCGGAGGGGGGCGGTGAGGAGCTATGCCGGGAGCTGAGTAATCGTGGCGCGGAGGGCATTGAGTTAGGCCGGCTCGATTCCAGAGATTGGCTCGCAGAATATCGCAGCCGGGTTTCGCCGTTCGCGGTTGGAGGTCGTTGGTGGATCGACCCCCACCCGGATTGCCCGACGCCCGCCCCCCAACACAGGTTTCGACTGGTCATCGAGCCGCGAATGGCGTTCGGGACTGGCTCTCACGAATCGACACGAGCCATCCTTGAAATTCTCGAAGACATAAACGTTGGCGGTCAACGAGTGCTCGACGTCGGTACCGGTTCGGGAATCCTCGCTCTCGCTGCCGAGAAGCTAGGGGCGGCGTTTGTGGTAGGTCTCGATATCGATCCGACAGCTGTCTGGGTTGCGTCGGAGATCGTCTCCCAGCAGGATTGGCCGTCTCGAGTGAAGCTCCTACTTGGATCCGTTGATTGCCTGCGAGAGGAACAGTTCGACGTCGTGCTTTGCAACATGATCACCTCCGAGTTTCTGCCACTCGCGCTGAATCTTCGGAGGAGAATCCATTCGAACGGTATGGTCGTGTTTTCCGGCCTGCTTCGCACGGAGATCGAGGCGGTTTCTGCCGCACTCATGTCCGATGGGCTGGAGGTCGTTGATACCCATGAGCTCGGGCAATGGGCGGCACTCACCACCAAGTCAGCGGCCGTCCCATGA
- the dnaJ gene encoding molecular chaperone DnaJ, whose protein sequence is MPAGTRRDYYDILGLGRDASSSEIKAAYRRLAVKYHPDRNPDDPGAEEKFKEASEAYAVLSDGDKRSRYDRFGHQGLGGEGFTGFDPNAFGDFADILGDLFGFGDIFGSRRRGGGTRPRRGHDLQYTLKLSLEEAATGVERSIRVPRSKTCDHCSGSGSEPGTNPETCGTCHGSGQVAFRRGFLSVAQTCPTCNGRRQVIRDPCNECRGTGLTEEEAVLKVTVPAGVDTGMRLRLAGEGESGSLGGPAGDLFVVMAIEEHELFQRDGTDLHLELPVSAFQAMLGAKVPMTTILGEEREIDIRPGSQPGEVIRVGGSGMPHVNGRRRGDLHVHLRVVVPSKLNSEQRKLVRRVADLGGGLEPEVDRGFFERLKRAFGGGE, encoded by the coding sequence ATGCCAGCAGGTACCCGGCGAGATTATTACGATATTCTCGGTCTCGGCCGAGATGCGTCGTCATCGGAAATCAAGGCGGCCTACCGCAGGCTTGCCGTGAAATACCATCCTGATCGCAATCCGGATGATCCTGGCGCCGAGGAGAAATTCAAGGAGGCGTCCGAAGCGTACGCGGTGCTGTCCGACGGTGACAAACGGTCGCGATACGACAGGTTCGGTCACCAGGGTCTCGGAGGTGAGGGTTTCACGGGATTCGATCCCAACGCGTTTGGTGACTTCGCCGATATTCTCGGGGATCTTTTTGGCTTCGGGGACATCTTCGGGTCGCGGCGCCGCGGGGGCGGCACACGTCCGCGACGCGGCCACGACCTCCAGTACACCCTCAAACTCAGCCTGGAGGAAGCGGCCACCGGAGTCGAACGATCGATCCGCGTTCCGAGATCGAAGACCTGCGACCACTGCTCGGGCTCCGGATCCGAACCGGGAACCAACCCTGAAACATGCGGCACCTGCCACGGCTCAGGCCAGGTAGCTTTCCGGCGCGGTTTCCTGTCGGTCGCTCAGACCTGCCCGACATGTAACGGCAGACGGCAGGTCATTCGTGACCCCTGTAACGAGTGCAGGGGGACCGGGCTCACCGAAGAAGAGGCGGTGCTGAAGGTGACGGTACCGGCTGGCGTGGACACGGGAATGCGGCTTCGGCTCGCCGGTGAAGGCGAGAGCGGCTCCCTTGGAGGTCCGGCAGGCGATCTCTTTGTGGTCATGGCGATCGAGGAGCATGAGCTTTTCCAGCGAGACGGCACCGATCTTCATTTGGAGCTTCCCGTCTCTGCGTTCCAGGCGATGCTCGGAGCCAAGGTGCCGATGACGACCATCCTCGGCGAGGAGAGGGAAATCGACATTCGTCCTGGTTCTCAACCGGGTGAGGTCATTAGAGTTGGTGGCTCCGGGATGCCTCACGTCAACGGGCGCCGCCGTGGCGATCTCCACGTCCACCTGCGGGTTGTTGTTCCTTCAAAGCTGAACAGCGAACAGCGAAAGCTCGTCCGCCGGGTGGCGGACCTCGGTGGAGGTCTTGAGCCCGAAGTCGATCGTGGTTTCTTCGAGCGCCTGAAACGAGCATTTGGCGGCGGCGAATAG
- the dnaK gene encoding molecular chaperone DnaK: MSKIIGIDLGTTNCCAAVVDVTKPVVIPNREGARTTPSVVAFTASGERLVGQIARRQAMTNPQNTAYAVKRLIGRRYDSEEVRWARTLVPYEVVEAENGDVSLEILGRAYSPPEISSFILREIREFAEEFLGEEISQAIITVPAYFDDSQRQATKDAGTIAGLEVLRIINEPTAASLAYGFGKDKNETIAVYDLGGGTFDISILEIGDGIYEVKSTAGDTFLGGEDFDSRVMEHLLQEFKNETGLDLSEDMMAMQRIKEAAEAAKCELSSSEETEISLPFIAADHTGPKHLQVRLSESQLEGLVADLVERTLEPCRNALEAARLEPEDIEEIILVGGQTRMPLVQKTVTEFFKRPPNQDINPDEVVGIGAAIQAGILQGEVKDLILLDVTPLSLGIETHGGLFTKIIERNSTVPTKKSMIFTTVGDNQTTVNVHVLQGERGISSENRSLGRFDLVGIPPAPRGVPQIEVTFSIDSNGIVNVGARDLATGKEQSIEVNPAGGLSKAEIDALIAEADKFRKDDQEHREIREQQNRLEGLLYTNERVVKEFGAGLSGDDREQVRSTLNRARKALTSEERSVLEEAIYAVQDAAQVLTQVIMLDPVAALGGSLKMNPDAPGGKAAGDEPESEPQE; encoded by the coding sequence GTGAGCAAGATCATAGGCATCGATCTCGGCACCACCAACTGTTGCGCTGCGGTTGTCGACGTCACGAAGCCGGTCGTGATACCGAATAGAGAAGGGGCGAGGACCACGCCTTCGGTGGTCGCGTTCACGGCGTCGGGCGAGCGGCTCGTCGGGCAGATCGCACGCCGCCAGGCGATGACGAATCCGCAGAACACAGCCTACGCGGTCAAACGACTCATAGGGCGCCGTTACGACTCCGAGGAGGTACGGTGGGCGAGGACCCTCGTTCCCTACGAGGTGGTCGAGGCCGAGAATGGGGACGTGAGTTTGGAGATTCTGGGTCGAGCCTACAGCCCGCCCGAGATTTCGTCCTTCATCCTTCGCGAGATTAGAGAATTTGCCGAGGAGTTTCTGGGCGAAGAGATCTCCCAGGCCATTATCACCGTTCCCGCCTATTTCGACGACAGCCAGCGACAGGCAACCAAAGATGCCGGCACCATCGCCGGGCTCGAGGTGCTGCGTATCATCAACGAGCCGACTGCGGCTTCCCTCGCATATGGTTTTGGCAAGGACAAGAATGAGACGATCGCCGTCTACGATCTCGGTGGAGGAACGTTTGATATCTCGATTCTCGAGATCGGTGACGGGATCTACGAGGTCAAATCGACGGCGGGAGACACCTTCCTCGGCGGCGAAGATTTTGACTCGAGAGTGATGGAACACCTGCTGCAAGAGTTCAAGAACGAGACCGGCCTCGATCTGTCGGAAGACATGATGGCGATGCAACGGATCAAAGAGGCTGCCGAGGCGGCCAAATGTGAGCTCTCGAGCAGCGAGGAGACGGAGATCTCACTCCCGTTCATCGCTGCCGACCACACTGGCCCGAAGCACCTTCAGGTTCGGCTTTCTGAGAGCCAGCTCGAGGGCCTGGTCGCTGATCTGGTCGAGCGGACTCTCGAGCCATGCAGGAATGCCCTTGAAGCGGCACGCCTCGAACCGGAAGATATCGAGGAGATCATCCTGGTTGGTGGCCAAACCCGTATGCCGCTCGTCCAAAAAACGGTAACCGAGTTCTTCAAGCGCCCTCCGAACCAGGACATCAACCCGGATGAGGTCGTAGGGATCGGTGCGGCCATTCAGGCGGGCATTCTCCAGGGTGAGGTCAAGGACCTGATCCTGCTCGATGTCACACCGCTTTCTCTGGGCATCGAGACTCACGGTGGGTTGTTCACCAAGATCATCGAACGAAACTCGACGGTGCCGACCAAAAAGTCGATGATATTTACGACCGTCGGCGACAACCAGACGACGGTGAACGTGCACGTGCTCCAGGGTGAGCGCGGCATTTCCAGCGAGAATCGATCCCTCGGTCGATTCGATTTGGTGGGAATTCCGCCCGCCCCGCGTGGCGTGCCGCAGATCGAGGTGACTTTTTCGATCGATTCGAATGGAATTGTCAACGTCGGAGCCCGAGATCTGGCAACCGGCAAGGAACAGAGCATCGAGGTCAACCCGGCGGGCGGGCTCTCCAAGGCTGAAATCGACGCCTTGATTGCAGAGGCCGACAAATTTCGCAAGGACGATCAGGAGCACCGCGAAATCCGTGAGCAGCAGAACCGGCTCGAGGGTCTCCTGTACACCAACGAACGCGTGGTGAAAGAATTTGGCGCGGGTTTGAGCGGGGACGACCGTGAACAGGTGCGGTCAACCCTCAACCGGGCGAGGAAGGCCCTGACGAGCGAGGAACGGTCGGTTCTCGAGGAAGCCATCTATGCGGTCCAGGATGCCGCCCAGGTATTGACCCAGGTCATCATGCTCGACCCGGTTGCCGCTCTCGGTGGGAGCCTCAAGATGAACCCTGACGCGCCCGGTGGAAAAGCCGCCGGAGACGAACCCGAAAGCGAGCCTCAAGAGTAG
- the grpE gene encoding nucleotide exchange factor GrpE, with amino-acid sequence MPDDRKLPNDDGLPTEEVEIEFLDDEVEGEVIEEEPTGVEPVSKETQEDEAASLKAELDQVRDIYLRKLAEFDNFRKRVDREREDYRQAGVEAMVRDLLPVLDNFERALEHAEDDSGALLQGVEMISRQLWDTLERRGVKEINPVGEEFDPELHEAVQRVEDDKLQPGSVAWVMLKGYAMGDRLIRPAMVGVAVEPGSDSDGGGGGP; translated from the coding sequence ATGCCTGACGACAGAAAATTGCCGAATGACGATGGTCTGCCGACTGAAGAGGTCGAAATTGAGTTCCTCGACGATGAAGTTGAAGGTGAAGTGATCGAGGAAGAACCGACAGGTGTCGAACCGGTATCGAAGGAGACTCAGGAAGACGAGGCCGCGAGTCTGAAAGCGGAACTCGACCAGGTGAGAGACATCTATCTTCGAAAACTCGCGGAGTTTGACAATTTCAGAAAGCGTGTCGATCGCGAGCGCGAGGACTACAGGCAGGCGGGGGTCGAAGCAATGGTGCGCGACCTGCTGCCGGTACTCGACAATTTCGAACGAGCGCTTGAGCATGCGGAGGATGACAGCGGCGCCCTTCTCCAGGGAGTCGAAATGATCTCCAGGCAGCTTTGGGACACTCTCGAACGCCGTGGAGTCAAAGAGATCAATCCGGTTGGCGAAGAGTTCGATCCGGAACTTCACGAAGCGGTCCAGCGTGTGGAGGACGACAAGCTGCAACCTGGATCCGTGGCCTGGGTCATGCTCAAGGGTTACGCGATGGGTGATCGGCTCATCCGGCCGGCAATGGTCGGGGTGGCGGTCGAGCCGGGAAGTGATTCGGACGGTGGTGGAGGCGGGCCGTGA
- the hrcA gene encoding heat-inducible transcriptional repressor HrcA, producing the protein MQLSKRALSVLCAVVELHIRTGEPVASKEVARHSGLGLSPATIRNVMAELEEHGMLSRAHSSAGRVPSDQGYRRYVDSMPRRSAPTPLVCRELEERMTAMRRELVEDIEWVAQLIAGATSEAGMAVRPMSEGPILEAVSLVKLDPNRVLAVIVMDDGAVEKRVLEIDGDRTREQLQTFSNFLTRNLAGLPLRKIEANFEDICVNELGNASRDLQLETQEIARQLFSSEERDVEVWVAGTENLLAMSDFGDVERVRSLLSTLHDRTRIAKEFRRAFARGRTQILIGTESEATASGSLGMVATLFFRDNRRAGAVGVVGPRRMDYQKIVPVVEYVGDTLTQMLETPGASDA; encoded by the coding sequence ATGCAGCTGAGCAAGAGAGCCCTGTCTGTTCTCTGTGCGGTGGTGGAGCTTCACATCCGCACGGGCGAACCAGTCGCCTCGAAAGAGGTGGCTCGGCACTCGGGGCTCGGTCTATCTCCTGCAACCATTCGAAACGTGATGGCCGAACTGGAGGAGCACGGCATGTTGTCCCGAGCTCACAGCTCGGCGGGACGCGTTCCCTCCGATCAGGGGTACCGACGCTACGTCGACAGCATGCCGCGCCGGAGCGCTCCGACGCCTTTGGTGTGTCGAGAGCTCGAAGAGCGTATGACGGCAATGCGAAGAGAGCTGGTCGAGGATATCGAGTGGGTCGCACAACTGATTGCGGGAGCCACGAGTGAAGCTGGAATGGCGGTGCGGCCAATGAGTGAGGGACCGATTCTTGAAGCCGTCTCGCTGGTCAAGCTCGACCCGAACCGCGTTTTGGCTGTAATCGTGATGGACGATGGTGCAGTCGAGAAACGAGTACTTGAGATCGATGGCGATCGAACCCGTGAACAACTGCAGACTTTCTCGAATTTTCTCACGAGAAACCTTGCGGGGCTACCGCTGAGGAAAATCGAGGCGAATTTCGAGGATATCTGCGTGAACGAACTGGGGAACGCCTCGCGGGATCTGCAGCTCGAGACGCAAGAAATCGCGCGACAACTGTTTTCGAGCGAGGAACGAGACGTGGAGGTGTGGGTGGCAGGAACCGAGAACCTGCTGGCCATGTCCGATTTTGGAGACGTCGAGCGAGTTCGATCACTACTGTCGACCCTTCATGACCGGACACGGATAGCGAAGGAATTTCGAAGAGCCTTCGCCCGTGGTCGGACCCAGATTTTGATCGGAACGGAATCAGAGGCTACGGCCTCCGGCAGTCTGGGAATGGTGGCAACGTTGTTCTTCAGAGACAACCGCAGAGCCGGCGCGGTGGGCGTGGTGGGCCCGAGGCGTATGGACTACCAGAAGATCGTTCCGGTTGTCGAATATGTTGGAGACACGTTGACACAGATGCTGGAAACACCTGGAGCGAGTGATGCCTGA